The nucleotide window TACAGCCGTATGTGGTACTGGTAGCTGTTCAACTCACATGTTGGAGCGTGGAGCGCCTTCATGACGTGGGCATCAGTCTTCTTTGTCCCACCGTTCGGGGGGTTGACGTGGTGGTCAATCTTCAGCTGTGGAACGACTGAGGTGTAGTTAGCCCAGATGGACCCGTTCTGACCCCAAAACATCTGATTTTCTATAAGCGATACATCCTTCGTCTCCCAGGCGACGTTGAACGGAGACCCACGATTCTGTTTGTTCTCGGCGTCGTCTCCGTTGTCGTACTGGTACAACGGGACGTTCCCGTCGATTGTCGGCACGTCCAATCCACCTAGGTCGGACGCCTGGCTCCAGATCTTCGCCTCCGCAGTCGCGTGTTCGGCCTGTGTGCCGATCACCTCGCTCGTTTGGAAGCTGTAGCTCTGTCTGTCGTCGTCTCGAACCGCCTCGGAGACGAACTCCTCTGAGACCGTCCGCGGCTCGTACCGGAACTCTGGGTCTCCGTAGCGCTCTTCAAGCGCCTCGCTCCGGAACACTCTGTGAACGGTGTACGTGTCTTCGCTCGCCTCGGCGAGTCGAACGTCCAGCGTTCCACTCGCGTACACCGGGAGTCGCCGGTCGTTGCCGGCGCCCGCGGTTCCGACTGGACCGTCGTCTGCCGTCGGACTGTCCGTCGCTGCCGTCCCGATTCCGGTTGCCGCCGTCACACCTACTGCACCGCCGATGGCTTGGAGGACCGAGCGTCTTCTTGGCATAGCTGCGGCAGCCCGGTCACCTCGAAACAATTTAAACCTACTGAACAATATCTAGCAGAGTAGTTGATGTTGTTGTGCGAGGGGTCAACTACACCACTCTCGGTACGGCTTTTACAGTGGTCTTTCCCCTCGCCCCCGGTTCGACACGCTTTACGCGGCCCACCCCCGAGCGTTCGGTATGACAGCGGAGCCAGCCGTCGTCTGTGAGGGGGTCGAACGGGCGTACGGCGACACCGTCGCGTTAGACGGCGTCTCGCTGGCGGTCGACGCCGGCGAGGTGTTCGGGCTCGTCGGGCCGAACGGTGCCGGCAAGACCACGCTCGTCCGGGCGCTCACGGGGACGACGAGCGTCGACGGGACGGTCCGGGTGTTCGGCGAGTCGCCGACGGGCGTGGACCGCGCCCGGATCGGGCTGCTCCCCCAGGAGTTCGCGCCACCGAGCCGCCTCACCGTCCGGGAACTGCTCGCCTACTACGCCGGGCTGTACGACGATGCGCGGCCGGTCGACGCCGTGATCGAGGACGTGGGACTGACGGACGCCGCCGACACCTGGTACGAGGAGCTGTCGGGCGGGCAGCGCCGTCGCGCCTGCGTCGGTGCCGCGCTCGTCAACGATCCGGAGCTGTTGTTCTTAGACGAGCCGACGACCGGGATCGACCCGGCCGGCCGCCGCGCGGTGTGGCGGCTCGTGGAGTCGCTGGCGGCCGACGGCACG belongs to Halobaculum sp. MBLA0143 and includes:
- a CDS encoding ABC transporter ATP-binding protein, whose protein sequence is MTAEPAVVCEGVERAYGDTVALDGVSLAVDAGEVFGLVGPNGAGKTTLVRALTGTTSVDGTVRVFGESPTGVDRARIGLLPQEFAPPSRLTVRELLAYYAGLYDDARPVDAVIEDVGLTDAADTWYEELSGGQRRRACVGAALVNDPELLFLDEPTTGIDPAGRRAVWRLVESLAADGTAVLLTSHSMSEIERLSDRVGLLRGGELVAVGSPAGLVADHAGPARLVVEPGEDTPASAVADALRDAGFTVAVGDGEAAVEGVATAEIGSAVTALDDAGVAYGALTWTEPGLEDAYLRLTGETFEGHHQPGASVVTGDGDREEPEVEA